Proteins encoded by one window of Brienomyrus brachyistius isolate T26 chromosome 1, BBRACH_0.4, whole genome shotgun sequence:
- the LOC125743016 gene encoding uncharacterized protein LOC125743016 isoform X4 translates to MELVFTHSSRLGSTGLFLPLVGICPMELVFTHSSRLGSTGLFLPLVGICPMELVFTHSSRLGSTGLFLPLVGICPMELVFTHSSRLGSTGLFLPLVGICPMELVFTHSSRLGSTGLFLPLVGICPMELVFTHSSRLGSTGLFLPLVGICPMELVFTHSSRLGSTGLFLPLVGICPMELVFTHSSRLGSTGLFLPLVAIIIIHIILNHFIMSETYYNVLPDSPSLIALFSQPLCTICNNKTALVNLRVSNVSVHLRQTHKNRNELLSFAMLTSSKAP, encoded by the exons ATGGAGCTCGTTTTCACTCATTCATCCCGGCTGGGATCCACAGGCCTGTTTCTGCCCCTGGTAG GTATCTGCCCCATGGAGCTCGTTTTCACTCATTCATCCCGGCTGGGATCCACAGGCCTCTTTCTGCCCCTGGTAGGTATCTGCCCCATGGAGCTCGTTTTCACTCATTCATCCCGGCTGGGATCCACAGGTCTGTTTCTACCCCTGGTAGGTATCTGCCCCATGGAGCTCGTTTTCACTCATTCATCCCGGCTGGGATCCACAGGCCTGTTTCTGCCCCTGGTAGGTATCTGCCCCATGGAGCTCGTTTTCACTCATTCATCCCGGCTGGGATCCACAGGCCTGTTTCTGCCCCTGGTAGGTATCTGCCCCATGGAGCTCGTTTTCACTCATTCATCCCGGCTGGGATCCACAG GCCTGTTTCTGCCCCTGGTAGGTATCTGCCCCATGGAGCTCGTTTTCACTCATTCATCCCGGCTGGGATCCACAGGCCTGTTTCTGCCCCTGGTAGGAATCTGCCCCATGGAGCTCGTTTTCACTCATTCATCCCGCCTGGGATCCACAGGCCTCTTTCTGCCCCTGGTAGCCATCATTATTATTCATATAATACTAAACCACTTTATAATGAGTGAGACTTATTACAATGTCCTACCTGATTCTCCCTCACTGATTGCTCTATTTAGTCAGCCCTTATGTACAATATGTAATAACAAGACGGCCCTGGTGAACCTGAGGGTGAGCAATGTCAGTGTACACTTAAGgcaaacacacaaaaacaggaaTGAGCTGCTCTCATTCGCCATGCTCACCTCCTCCAAGGCTCCCTAA
- the LOC125743016 gene encoding uncharacterized protein LOC125743016 isoform X2, whose product MELVFTHSSRLGSTGLFLPLVGICPMELVFTHSSRLGSTGLFLPLVGICPMELVFTHSSRLGSTGLFLPLVGICPMELVFTHSSRLGSTGLFLPLVGICPMELVFTHSSRLGSTGLFLPLVGICPMELVFTHSSRLGSTGLFLPLVGICPMELVFTHSSRLGSTGLFLPLVGICPMELVFTHSSRLGSTGLFLPLVGICPMELVFTHSSRLGSTGLFLPLVAIIIIHIILNHFIMSETYYNVLPDSPSLIALFSQPLCTICNNKTALVNLRVSNVSVHLRQTHKNRNELLSFAMLTSSKAP is encoded by the exons ATGGAGCTCGTTTTCACTCATTCATCCCGGCTGGGATCCACAGGCCTGTTTCTGCCCCTGGTAG GTATCTGCCCCATGGAGCTCGTTTTCACTCATTCATCCCGGCTGGGATCCACAGGCCTCTTTCTGCCCCTGGTAGGTATCTGCCCCATGGAGCTCGTTTTCACTCATTCATCCCGGCTGGGATCCACAGGCCTCTTTCTGCCCCTGGTAGGTATCTGCCCCATGGAGCTCGTTTTCACTCATTCATCCCGGCTGGGATCCACAGGTCTGTTTCTACCCCTGGTAGGTATCTGCCCCATGGAGCTCGTTTTCACTCATTCATCCCGGCTGGGATCCACAGGCCTGTTTCTGCCCCTGGTAGGTATCTGCCCCATGGAGCTCGTTTTCACTCATTCATCCCGGCTGGGATCCACAGGCCTGTTTCTGCCCCTGGTAGGTATCTGCCCCATGGAGCTCGTTTTCACTCATTCATCCCGGCTGGGATCCACAG GCCTGTTTCTGCCCCTGGTAGGTATCTGCCCCATGGAGCTCGTTTTCACTCATTCATCCCGGCTGGGATCCACAGGCCTGTTTCTGCCCCTGGTAGGAATCTGCCCCATGGAGCTCGTTTTCACTCATTCATCCCGCCTGGGATCCACAGGCCTCTTTCTGCCCCTGGTAGCCATCATTATTATTCATATAATACTAAACCACTTTATAATGAGTGAGACTTATTACAATGTCCTACCTGATTCTCCCTCACTGATTGCTCTATTTAGTCAGCCCTTATGTACAATATGTAATAACAAGACGGCCCTGGTGAACCTGAGGGTGAGCAATGTCAGTGTACACTTAAGgcaaacacacaaaaacaggaaTGAGCTGCTCTCATTCGCCATGCTCACCTCCTCCAAGGCTCCCTAA
- the LOC125743016 gene encoding uncharacterized protein LOC125743016 isoform X5 yields MELVFTHSSRLGSTGLFLPLVGICPMELVFTHSSRLGSTGLFLPLVGICPMELVFTHSSRLGSTGLFLPLVGICPMELVFTHSSRLGSTGLFLPLVGICPMELVFTHSSRLGSTGLFLPLVAIIIIHIILNHFIMSETYYNVLPDSPSLIALFSQPLCTICNNKTALVNLRVSNVSVHLRQTHKNRNELLSFAMLTSSKAP; encoded by the exons ATGGAGCTCGTTTTCACTCATTCATCCCGGCTGGGATCCACAG GCCTGTTTCTGCCCCTGGTAGGTATCTGCCCCATGGAGCTCGTTTTCACTCATTCATCCCGGCTGGGATCCACAGGCCTGTTTCTGCCCCTGGTAGGTATCTGCCCCATGGAGCTCGTTTTCACTCATTCATCCCGGCTGGGATCCACAG GCCTGTTTCTGCCCCTGGTAGGTATCTGCCCCATGGAGCTCGTTTTCACTCATTCATCCCGGCTGGGATCCACAGGCCTGTTTCTGCCCCTGGTAGGAATCTGCCCCATGGAGCTCGTTTTCACTCATTCATCCCGCCTGGGATCCACAGGCCTCTTTCTGCCCCTGGTAGCCATCATTATTATTCATATAATACTAAACCACTTTATAATGAGTGAGACTTATTACAATGTCCTACCTGATTCTCCCTCACTGATTGCTCTATTTAGTCAGCCCTTATGTACAATATGTAATAACAAGACGGCCCTGGTGAACCTGAGGGTGAGCAATGTCAGTGTACACTTAAGgcaaacacacaaaaacaggaaTGAGCTGCTCTCATTCGCCATGCTCACCTCCTCCAAGGCTCCCTAA
- the LOC125743016 gene encoding uncharacterized protein LOC125743016 isoform X1 — MELVFTHSSRLGSTGLFLPLVGICPMELVFTHSSRLGSTGLFLPLVGICPMELVFTHSSRLGSTGLFLPLVGICPMELVFTHSSRLGSTGLFLPLVGICPMELVFTHSSRLGSTGLFLPLVGICPMELVFTHSSRLGSTGLFLPLVGICPMELVFTHSSRLGSTGLFLPLVGICPMELVFTHSSRLGSTGLFLPLVGICPMELVFTHSSRLGSTGLFLPLVGICPMELVFTHSSRLGSTGLFLPLVAIIIIHIILNHFIMSETYYNVLPDSPSLIALFSQPLCTICNNKTALVNLRVSNVSVHLRQTHKNRNELLSFAMLTSSKAP, encoded by the exons ATGGAGCTCGTTTTCACTCATTCATCCCGCCTGGGATCCACAGGCCTCTTTCTGCCCCTGGTAGGTATCTGCCCCATGGAGCTCGTTTTCACTCATTCATCCCGCCTGGGATCCACAGGCCTCTTTCTGCCCCTGGTAGGTATCTGCCCCATGGAGCTCGTTTTCACTCATTCATCCCGGCTGGGATCCACAGGCCTCTTTCTGCCCCTGGTAGGTATCTGCCCCATGGAGCTCGTTTTCACTCATTCATCCCGGCTGGGATCCACAGGCCTCTTTCTGCCCCTGGTAGGTATCTGCCCCATGGAGCTCGTTTTCACTCATTCATCCCGGCTGGGATCCACAGGTCTGTTTCTACCCCTGGTAGGTATCTGCCCCATGGAGCTCGTTTTCACTCATTCATCCCGGCTGGGATCCACAGGCCTGTTTCTGCCCCTGGTAGGTATCTGCCCCATGGAGCTCGTTTTCACTCATTCATCCCGGCTGGGATCCACAGGCCTGTTTCTGCCCCTGGTAGGTATCTGCCCCATGGAGCTCGTTTTCACTCATTCATCCCGGCTGGGATCCACAG GCCTGTTTCTGCCCCTGGTAGGTATCTGCCCCATGGAGCTCGTTTTCACTCATTCATCCCGGCTGGGATCCACAGGCCTGTTTCTGCCCCTGGTAGGAATCTGCCCCATGGAGCTCGTTTTCACTCATTCATCCCGCCTGGGATCCACAGGCCTCTTTCTGCCCCTGGTAGCCATCATTATTATTCATATAATACTAAACCACTTTATAATGAGTGAGACTTATTACAATGTCCTACCTGATTCTCCCTCACTGATTGCTCTATTTAGTCAGCCCTTATGTACAATATGTAATAACAAGACGGCCCTGGTGAACCTGAGGGTGAGCAATGTCAGTGTACACTTAAGgcaaacacacaaaaacaggaaTGAGCTGCTCTCATTCGCCATGCTCACCTCCTCCAAGGCTCCCTAA
- the LOC125743016 gene encoding uncharacterized protein LOC125743016 isoform X3, whose translation MELVFTHSSRLGSTGLFLPLVGICPMELVFTHSSRLGSTGLFLPLVGICPMELVFTHSSRLGSTGLFLPLVGICPMELVFTHSSRLGSTGLFLPLVGICPMELVFTHSSRLGSTGLFLPLVGICPMELVFTHSSRLGSTGLFLPLVGICPMELVFTHSSRLGSTGLFLPLVGICPMELVFTHSSRLGSTGLFLPLVAIIIIHIILNHFIMSETYYNVLPDSPSLIALFSQPLCTICNNKTALVNLRVSNVSVHLRQTHKNRNELLSFAMLTSSKAP comes from the exons ATGGAGCTCGTTTTCACTCATTCATCCCGCCTGGGATCCACAGGCCTCTTTCTGCCCCTGGTAGGTATCTGCCCCATGGAGCTCGTTTTCACTCATTCATCCCGCCTGGGATCCACAGGCCTCTTTCTGCCCCTGGTAGGTATCTGCCCCATGGAGCTCGTTTTCACTCATTCATCCCGGCTGGGATCCACAGGCCTCTTTCTGCCCCTGGTAGGTATCTGCCCCATGGAGCTCGTTTTCACTCATTCATCCCGGCTGGGATCCACAGGCCTCTTTCTGCCCCTGGTAGGTATCTGCCCCATGGAGCTCGTTTTCACTCATTCATCCCGGCTGGGATCCACAGGTCTGTTTCTACCCCTGGTAGGTATCTGCCCCATGGAGCTCGTTTTCACTCATTCATCCCGGCTGGGATCCACAGGCCTGTTTCTGCCCCTGGTAGGTATCTGCCCCATGGAGCTCGTTTTCACTCATTCATCCCGGCTGGGATCCACAGGCCTGTTTCTGCCCCTGGTAGGTATCTGCCCCATGGAGCTCGTTTTCACTCATTCATCCCGGCTGGGATCCACAG GCCTCTTTCTGCCCCTGGTAGCCATCATTATTATTCATATAATACTAAACCACTTTATAATGAGTGAGACTTATTACAATGTCCTACCTGATTCTCCCTCACTGATTGCTCTATTTAGTCAGCCCTTATGTACAATATGTAATAACAAGACGGCCCTGGTGAACCTGAGGGTGAGCAATGTCAGTGTACACTTAAGgcaaacacacaaaaacaggaaTGAGCTGCTCTCATTCGCCATGCTCACCTCCTCCAAGGCTCCCTAA